The Papio anubis isolate 15944 chromosome 1, Panubis1.0, whole genome shotgun sequence genome window below encodes:
- the SLC30A2 gene encoding zinc transporter 2 gives MDATEKQHLLDARPAVRSYMGSLWQDGAGWIPLPRPGLDLQAIELAAQSNHYCHAQKGPDSLCDPKKGQARRQLYVASAICLFFMIGEVVGGYLAHSLAVMTDAAHLLTDFASMLISLFSLWMSSRPATKTMNFGWQRAEILGALVSVLSIWVVTGVLVYLAVERLISGDYEIEGGTMLITSGCAVAVNIIMGLTLHQSGHGHSHGTTNQQEENPSVRAAFIHVIGDFLQSMGVLVAAYILYFKPEYKYVDPICTFFFSILVLGTTLTILRDVILVLMEGTPKGVDFTAVRDLLLSVEGVEALHSLHIWALTVAQPVLSVHIAIAQNTDAQAVLKTASSRLQGKFHFHTVTIQIEDYSEDMKDCQACQGPSD, from the exons ATGGACGCCACGGAGAAGCAGCACCTGTTGGACGCCAGGCCCGCAGTCCG GTCATACATGGGATCTCTGTGGCAGGACGGGGCTGGCTGGATCCCTCTGCCCCGACCTGGCCTGGACTTGCAGGCCATTGAGCTGGCTGCCCAGAGCAACCATTACTGCCATGCTCAGAAGGGTCCCGACAGTCTCTGTGACCCCAAGAAGGGGCAGGCCCGGCGCCAGCTCTATGTAGCCTCTGCCATCTGCCTGTTTTTCATGATTGGAGAAGTCGTTG GTGGGTACCTGGCACACAGCTTGGCTGTCATGACCGACGCAGCGCACCTGCTCACTGACTTTGCCAGCATGCTCATCAGCCTCTTCTCCCTCTGGATGTCCTCCCGGCCAGCCACCAAGACCATGAACTTCGGCTGGCAGAGAGCTG AGATCTTGGGAGCCCTGGTCTCTGTACTGTCCATCTGGGTCGTGACTGGGGTACTGGTGTACCTGGCTGTGGAGCGGCTGATCTCTGGGGACTATGAGATCGAAGGGGGAACCATGCTGATCACATCGGGCTGTGCTGTGGCTGTGAACATCAT AATGGGGTTGACGCTTCACCAGTCTGGCCATGGACATAGCCATGGCACCACCAACCAGCAGGAGGAGAACCCCAGCGTCCGAGCTGCCTTCATCCATGTGATCGGGGACTTTCTGCAGAGCATGGGCGTCCTAGTGGCAGCCTATATTTTATACTTCAAG CCGGAATACAAGTATGTAGACCCCATCTGCACCTTCTTCTTCTCCATCCTGGTCCTGGGGACAACCTTGACCATCCTGAGAGATGTGATCCTGGTGTTGATGGAAG GGACCCCCAAGGGTGTGGACTTCACAGCTGTGCGGGATCTGCTGCTGTCGGTGGAGGGGGTGGAAGCCCTGCACAGCCTGCATATCTGGGCACTGACCGTGGCCCAGCCTGTTCTGTCTGTCCACATTGCCATTG CTCAGAATACAGACGCCCAGGCTGTGCTGAAGACAGCCAGCAGCCGCCTCCAAGGGAAGTTCCACTTCCACACCGTGACCATCCAGATCGAGGACTACTCGGAGGACATGAAGGACTGTCAGGCATGCCAGGGCCCCTCAGACTGA